From Bradyrhizobium sp. AZCC 1610:
CCCACGATGCGCATCATGACGTGGAACGTGCACGGCATCTTCCACCTCAATCCGGGTTTCAATCTGGACGGTGTTTGTTCGATCATCCGCCACTGGTCTCCTGACATCGTGGCGCTGCAGGAGGTCGATTCGCGCGGAAGAACCGATGATCCCTTTGCCCGGTTGGCGGAAGCGGTCGGAGACCACAGCATCGACGCCCGTTCGATCGTCACACAGGACGGCGATTACGGACAGGTGTTGCTGAGCAAATGGCCCTTCCTCGAAGCTCCGAAAATCGTCGACGTCTCATATCAGGAACGGGAGCCGCGGCGGGCTATTTCGGCGCGCATACAATCGAGTGCGGGCGAGATGACGGTCGTTGCCACTCATCTCGGTTTGAGTATCCATGAAAGGCACGCTCAGGCCCATGCCTTGGTTGATCTGGTGCAGCCGAAGCGAACGCTCGTGCTCGGCGATTTCAACGACTGGCTCTGGGTGAGGTCAGTGCGCGGGGTACTGGCCCAAACCTGTCCGGTTCGGACGC
This genomic window contains:
- a CDS encoding endonuclease/exonuclease/phosphatase family protein; protein product: MRIMTWNVHGIFHLNPGFNLDGVCSIIRHWSPDIVALQEVDSRGRTDDPFARLAEAVGDHSIDARSIVTQDGDYGQVLLSKWPFLEAPKIVDVSYQEREPRRAISARIQSSAGEMTVVATHLGLSIHERHAQAHALVDLVQPKRTLVLGDFNDWLWVRSVRGVLAQTCPVRTRLRTFPSRFPLLRLDRIYVTRDGLIRSAWTDRKARTCSDHLPVIADVAFSD